From a region of the Pongo abelii isolate AG06213 chromosome 9, NHGRI_mPonAbe1-v2.0_pri, whole genome shotgun sequence genome:
- the RAG1 gene encoding V(D)J recombination-activating protein 1 isoform X2 has translation MQDFKEQEDGGEGHPLACTSASMAASFPPTLGLSSAPDEIQHPHIKFSEWKFKLFRVRSFEKTPEEAQKEKKDSFEGKPSLEQSPAVLDKADGQKPVPTQPLLKAHPKFSKKFHDNGKARGKAIHQANLRHLCRICGNSFRTDEHNRRYPVHGPVDGKTLGLLRKKEKRATSWPDLIAKVFRIDVKADVDSIHPTEFCHNCWSIMHRKFSSAPCEVYFPRNVTMEWHPHTPSCDICNTARRGLKRKSLQPNLQLSKKLKTVLDQARQASQRKRRAQARISSKDVMKKIANCSKIHLSTKLLAVDFPEHFVKSISCQICEHILADPVETNCKHVFCRVCILRCLKVMGSYCPSCRYPCFPTDLESPVKSFLNVLNSLMVKCPAKECNEEVSLEKYNHHISSHKESKETFVHINKGGRPRQHLLSLTRRAQKHRLRELKLQVKAFADKEEGGDVKSVCMTLFLLALRARNEHRQADELEAIMQGKGSGLQPAVCLAIRVNTFLSCSQYHKMYRTVKAITGRQIFQPLHALRNAEKILLPGYHHFEWQPPLKNVSSSTDVGIIDGLSGLSSSVDDYPVDTIAKRFRYDSALVSALMDMEEDILEGIRSQDLDDYLNGPFTVVVKESCDGMGDVSEKHGSGPVVPEKAVRFSFTIMKITIAHSSQNLKVFEEAKPNSELCCKPLCLMLADESDHETLTAILSPLIAEREAMKSSELKLELGGILRTFKFIFRGTGYDEKLVREVEGLEASGSVYICTLCDATRLEASQNLVFHSITRSHAENLERYEVWRSNPYHESVEELRDRVKGVSAKPFIETVPSIDALHCDIGNAAEFYKIFQLEIGEVYKNPNASKEERKRWQATLDKHLRKKMNLKPIMRMNGNFARKLMTKETVDAVCELIPSEGRHEALRELMDLYLKMKPVWRSSCPAKECPESLCQYSFNSQRFAELLSTKFKYRYEGKITNYFHKTLAHVPEIIERDGSIGAWASEGNESGNKLFRRFRKMNARQSKCYEMEDVLKHHWLYTSKYLQKFMNAHNSLKTSGFTMNSQASLGDPLGIEDSLESQDSMEF, from the exons ATGCAAGATTTTAAGGAGCAGGAGGATGGGGGGGAAGGACACCCTCTTGCAT GCACCTCAGCCAGCATGGCAGCCTCTTTCCCACCCACCTTGGGACTCAGTTCTGCCCCAGATGAAATTCAGCACCCACATATTAAATTTTCAGAATGGAAATTTAAGCTGTTCCGGGTGAGATCCTTTGAAAAGACACCTGAAGAAgctcaaaaggaaaagaaggattCCTTTGAGGGGAAACCCTCTCTGGAGCAATCTCCAGCAGTCCTGGACAAGGCTGATGGTCAGAAGCCAGTCCCAACTCAGCCATTGTTAAAAGCCCACCCTaagttttcaaagaaatttcATGACAACGGGAAAGCAAGAGGCAAAGCGATCCATCAAGCCAACCTTCGACATCTCTGCCGCATCTGTGGGAATTCTTTTAGAACTGATGAGCACAACAGGAGATATCCAGTCCATGGTCCTGTGGATGGTAAAACCCTAGGCCTTTTacgaaagaaggaaaagagagctaCTTCTTGGCCGGACCTCATTGCCAAGGTTTTCCGGATCGATGTGAAGGCAGATGTTGACTCGATCCACCCCACTGAGTTCTGCCATAACTGCTGGAGCATCATGCACAGGAAGTTTAGCAGTGCCCCATGTGAGGTTTACTTCCCAAGGAACGTGACCATGGAGTGGCACCCCCACACACCATCCTGTGACATCTGCAACACTGCCCGTCGGGGACTCAAGAGGAAGAGTCTTCAGCCAAACTTGCAGCTCAGCAAAAAACTCAAAACTGTGCTTGACCAAGCGAGACAAGCCAGTCAGCGCAAGAGAAGAGCTCAGGCAAGGATCAGCAGCAAGGATGTCATGAAGAAGATCGCCAACTGCAGTAAGATACATCTTAGTACCAAGCTCCTTGCAGTGGACTTCCCGGAGCACTTTGTGAAATCCATCTCCTGCCAGATCTGTGAACACATTCTGGCTGACCCTGTGGAGACCAACTGTAAGCATGTCTTTTGCCGGGTCTGCATTCTCAGATGCCTCAAAGTCATGGGCAGCTATTGTCCCTCTTGCCGATATCCATGCTTCCCTACTGACCTGGAGAGTCCAGTGAAGTCCTTTCTGAACGTCTTGAATTCCCTGATGGTGAAATGTCCAGCAAAAGAGTGCAATGAGGAGGTCAGTTTGGAAAAATATAATCACCACATCTCAAGTCACAAGGAATCAAAAGAGACTTTTGTGCACATTAATAAAGGGGGCCGGCCCCGCCAACATCTTCTGTCGCTGACTCGGAGAGCTCAGAAGCACCGGCTGAGGGAGCTCAAGCTGCAAGTCAAAGCCTTTGCTGACAAAGAAGAAGGTGGAGATGTGAAGTCCGTGTGCATGACCTTGTTCCTGCTGGCTCTGAGGGCGAGGAATGAGCACAGGCAAGCTgatgagctggaggccatcatgcAGGGAAAGGGCTCTGGCCTGCAGCCAGCTGTTTGCTTGGCCATCCGTGTCAACACCTTCCTCAGCTGCAGTCAGTACCACAAGATGTACAGGACTGTGAAAGCCATCACAGGGAGACAGATTTTTCAGCCTTTGCATGCCCTTCGGAATGCTGAGAAGATACTTCTGCCGGGCTACCACCACTTTGAGTGGCAGCCACCTCTGAAGAATGTGTCTTCCAGCACTGATGTTGGCATTATTGATGGGCTGTCTGGACTGTCATCCTCTGTGGATGATTACCCAGTGGACACCATTGCAAAGAGGTTCCGCTATGATTCAGCTTTGGTGTCTGCTTTGATGGACATGGAAGAAGACATCTTGGAAGGCATAAGATCCCAAGACCTTGATGATTACCTGAATGGCCCCTTCACTGTGGTGGTGAAGGAGTCTTGTGATGGAATGGGAGATGTGAGTGAGAAGCATGGGAGTGGGCCAGTAGTTCCAGAAAAGGCAGTCCGTTTTTCATTCACAATCATGAAAATTACTATTGCCCACAGCTCTCAGAATTTGAAGGTATTTGAAGAAGCCAAACCTAACTCTGAACTGTGTTGCAAGCCATTGTGCCTTATGCTGGCAGATGAGTCTGACCATGAGACCCTGACTGCCATCCTGAGCCCTCTCATTGCTGAGAGGGAGGCCATGAAGAGCAGTGAATTAAAGCTTGAGCTGGGAGGCATTCTCCGGACTTTCAAATTCATCTTCAGGGGCACTGGCTATGATGAAAAACTTGTGCGGGAAGTGGAAGGCCTCGAGGCTTCTGGCTCAGTCTACATTTGTACTCTTTGTGATGCCACCCGTCTGGAAGCCTCTCAAAATCTTGTCTTCCACTCTATAACCAGAAGCCATGCTGAGAACCTGGAACGTTATGAGGTCTGGCGTTCCAACCCTTACCATGAGTCTGTGGAAGAACTGCGGGATCGGGTGAAAGGGGTCTCAGCTAAACCTTTCATTGAGACAGTCCCTTCCATAGACGCACTCCACTGTGACATTGGCAATGCAGCTGAGTTTTACAAGATCTTCCAGCTAGAGATAGGGGAAGTGTATAAGAATCCCAATGCTtccaaagaggaaaggaaaagatggCAGGCCACACTGGACAAACATCTCCGGAAGAAGATGAACCTCAAACCAATCATGAGGATGAATGGCAACTTTGCCAGGAAGCTCATGACCAAAGAGACTGTGGATGCAGTTTGTGAGTTAATTCCTTCCGAGGGGAGGCATGAGGCTCTGAGGGAGCTGATGGATCTTTACCTGAAGATGAAACCAGTATGGCGGTCATCATGCCCTGCTAAAGAGTGCCCAGAATCCCTCTGCCAGTACAGTTTCAATTCACAGCGTTTTGCTGAACTCCTTTCTACCAAGTTCAAGTATAGGTATGAGGGAAAAATCACCAATTATTTTCACAAAACCCTGGCACATGTTCCTGAAATTATTGAGAGGGATGGCTCCATTGGGGCATGGGCAAGTGAGGGAAATGAGTCTGGTAACAAACTGTTTAGGCGCTTCCGGAAAATGAATGCCAGGCAGTCCAAATGCTACGAGATGGAAGATGTCCTGAAACACCACTGGTTGTACACCTCCAAATACCTCCAGAAGTTTATGAATGCTCATAATTCATTAAAAACCTCTGGGTTTACCATGAACTCTCAGGCAAGCTTAGGGGACCCATTAGGCATAGAGGACTCTCTAGAAAGCCAAGATTCAATGGAATTTTAA
- the RAG1 gene encoding V(D)J recombination-activating protein 1 isoform X1 gives MNIWPFLFLSLSPLEMQDFKEQEDGGEGHPLACTSASMAASFPPTLGLSSAPDEIQHPHIKFSEWKFKLFRVRSFEKTPEEAQKEKKDSFEGKPSLEQSPAVLDKADGQKPVPTQPLLKAHPKFSKKFHDNGKARGKAIHQANLRHLCRICGNSFRTDEHNRRYPVHGPVDGKTLGLLRKKEKRATSWPDLIAKVFRIDVKADVDSIHPTEFCHNCWSIMHRKFSSAPCEVYFPRNVTMEWHPHTPSCDICNTARRGLKRKSLQPNLQLSKKLKTVLDQARQASQRKRRAQARISSKDVMKKIANCSKIHLSTKLLAVDFPEHFVKSISCQICEHILADPVETNCKHVFCRVCILRCLKVMGSYCPSCRYPCFPTDLESPVKSFLNVLNSLMVKCPAKECNEEVSLEKYNHHISSHKESKETFVHINKGGRPRQHLLSLTRRAQKHRLRELKLQVKAFADKEEGGDVKSVCMTLFLLALRARNEHRQADELEAIMQGKGSGLQPAVCLAIRVNTFLSCSQYHKMYRTVKAITGRQIFQPLHALRNAEKILLPGYHHFEWQPPLKNVSSSTDVGIIDGLSGLSSSVDDYPVDTIAKRFRYDSALVSALMDMEEDILEGIRSQDLDDYLNGPFTVVVKESCDGMGDVSEKHGSGPVVPEKAVRFSFTIMKITIAHSSQNLKVFEEAKPNSELCCKPLCLMLADESDHETLTAILSPLIAEREAMKSSELKLELGGILRTFKFIFRGTGYDEKLVREVEGLEASGSVYICTLCDATRLEASQNLVFHSITRSHAENLERYEVWRSNPYHESVEELRDRVKGVSAKPFIETVPSIDALHCDIGNAAEFYKIFQLEIGEVYKNPNASKEERKRWQATLDKHLRKKMNLKPIMRMNGNFARKLMTKETVDAVCELIPSEGRHEALRELMDLYLKMKPVWRSSCPAKECPESLCQYSFNSQRFAELLSTKFKYRYEGKITNYFHKTLAHVPEIIERDGSIGAWASEGNESGNKLFRRFRKMNARQSKCYEMEDVLKHHWLYTSKYLQKFMNAHNSLKTSGFTMNSQASLGDPLGIEDSLESQDSMEF, from the exons ATGAACatctggccttttctttttctttctttaagtccATTGGAGATGCAAGATTTTAAGGAGCAGGAGGATGGGGGGGAAGGACACCCTCTTGCAT GCACCTCAGCCAGCATGGCAGCCTCTTTCCCACCCACCTTGGGACTCAGTTCTGCCCCAGATGAAATTCAGCACCCACATATTAAATTTTCAGAATGGAAATTTAAGCTGTTCCGGGTGAGATCCTTTGAAAAGACACCTGAAGAAgctcaaaaggaaaagaaggattCCTTTGAGGGGAAACCCTCTCTGGAGCAATCTCCAGCAGTCCTGGACAAGGCTGATGGTCAGAAGCCAGTCCCAACTCAGCCATTGTTAAAAGCCCACCCTaagttttcaaagaaatttcATGACAACGGGAAAGCAAGAGGCAAAGCGATCCATCAAGCCAACCTTCGACATCTCTGCCGCATCTGTGGGAATTCTTTTAGAACTGATGAGCACAACAGGAGATATCCAGTCCATGGTCCTGTGGATGGTAAAACCCTAGGCCTTTTacgaaagaaggaaaagagagctaCTTCTTGGCCGGACCTCATTGCCAAGGTTTTCCGGATCGATGTGAAGGCAGATGTTGACTCGATCCACCCCACTGAGTTCTGCCATAACTGCTGGAGCATCATGCACAGGAAGTTTAGCAGTGCCCCATGTGAGGTTTACTTCCCAAGGAACGTGACCATGGAGTGGCACCCCCACACACCATCCTGTGACATCTGCAACACTGCCCGTCGGGGACTCAAGAGGAAGAGTCTTCAGCCAAACTTGCAGCTCAGCAAAAAACTCAAAACTGTGCTTGACCAAGCGAGACAAGCCAGTCAGCGCAAGAGAAGAGCTCAGGCAAGGATCAGCAGCAAGGATGTCATGAAGAAGATCGCCAACTGCAGTAAGATACATCTTAGTACCAAGCTCCTTGCAGTGGACTTCCCGGAGCACTTTGTGAAATCCATCTCCTGCCAGATCTGTGAACACATTCTGGCTGACCCTGTGGAGACCAACTGTAAGCATGTCTTTTGCCGGGTCTGCATTCTCAGATGCCTCAAAGTCATGGGCAGCTATTGTCCCTCTTGCCGATATCCATGCTTCCCTACTGACCTGGAGAGTCCAGTGAAGTCCTTTCTGAACGTCTTGAATTCCCTGATGGTGAAATGTCCAGCAAAAGAGTGCAATGAGGAGGTCAGTTTGGAAAAATATAATCACCACATCTCAAGTCACAAGGAATCAAAAGAGACTTTTGTGCACATTAATAAAGGGGGCCGGCCCCGCCAACATCTTCTGTCGCTGACTCGGAGAGCTCAGAAGCACCGGCTGAGGGAGCTCAAGCTGCAAGTCAAAGCCTTTGCTGACAAAGAAGAAGGTGGAGATGTGAAGTCCGTGTGCATGACCTTGTTCCTGCTGGCTCTGAGGGCGAGGAATGAGCACAGGCAAGCTgatgagctggaggccatcatgcAGGGAAAGGGCTCTGGCCTGCAGCCAGCTGTTTGCTTGGCCATCCGTGTCAACACCTTCCTCAGCTGCAGTCAGTACCACAAGATGTACAGGACTGTGAAAGCCATCACAGGGAGACAGATTTTTCAGCCTTTGCATGCCCTTCGGAATGCTGAGAAGATACTTCTGCCGGGCTACCACCACTTTGAGTGGCAGCCACCTCTGAAGAATGTGTCTTCCAGCACTGATGTTGGCATTATTGATGGGCTGTCTGGACTGTCATCCTCTGTGGATGATTACCCAGTGGACACCATTGCAAAGAGGTTCCGCTATGATTCAGCTTTGGTGTCTGCTTTGATGGACATGGAAGAAGACATCTTGGAAGGCATAAGATCCCAAGACCTTGATGATTACCTGAATGGCCCCTTCACTGTGGTGGTGAAGGAGTCTTGTGATGGAATGGGAGATGTGAGTGAGAAGCATGGGAGTGGGCCAGTAGTTCCAGAAAAGGCAGTCCGTTTTTCATTCACAATCATGAAAATTACTATTGCCCACAGCTCTCAGAATTTGAAGGTATTTGAAGAAGCCAAACCTAACTCTGAACTGTGTTGCAAGCCATTGTGCCTTATGCTGGCAGATGAGTCTGACCATGAGACCCTGACTGCCATCCTGAGCCCTCTCATTGCTGAGAGGGAGGCCATGAAGAGCAGTGAATTAAAGCTTGAGCTGGGAGGCATTCTCCGGACTTTCAAATTCATCTTCAGGGGCACTGGCTATGATGAAAAACTTGTGCGGGAAGTGGAAGGCCTCGAGGCTTCTGGCTCAGTCTACATTTGTACTCTTTGTGATGCCACCCGTCTGGAAGCCTCTCAAAATCTTGTCTTCCACTCTATAACCAGAAGCCATGCTGAGAACCTGGAACGTTATGAGGTCTGGCGTTCCAACCCTTACCATGAGTCTGTGGAAGAACTGCGGGATCGGGTGAAAGGGGTCTCAGCTAAACCTTTCATTGAGACAGTCCCTTCCATAGACGCACTCCACTGTGACATTGGCAATGCAGCTGAGTTTTACAAGATCTTCCAGCTAGAGATAGGGGAAGTGTATAAGAATCCCAATGCTtccaaagaggaaaggaaaagatggCAGGCCACACTGGACAAACATCTCCGGAAGAAGATGAACCTCAAACCAATCATGAGGATGAATGGCAACTTTGCCAGGAAGCTCATGACCAAAGAGACTGTGGATGCAGTTTGTGAGTTAATTCCTTCCGAGGGGAGGCATGAGGCTCTGAGGGAGCTGATGGATCTTTACCTGAAGATGAAACCAGTATGGCGGTCATCATGCCCTGCTAAAGAGTGCCCAGAATCCCTCTGCCAGTACAGTTTCAATTCACAGCGTTTTGCTGAACTCCTTTCTACCAAGTTCAAGTATAGGTATGAGGGAAAAATCACCAATTATTTTCACAAAACCCTGGCACATGTTCCTGAAATTATTGAGAGGGATGGCTCCATTGGGGCATGGGCAAGTGAGGGAAATGAGTCTGGTAACAAACTGTTTAGGCGCTTCCGGAAAATGAATGCCAGGCAGTCCAAATGCTACGAGATGGAAGATGTCCTGAAACACCACTGGTTGTACACCTCCAAATACCTCCAGAAGTTTATGAATGCTCATAATTCATTAAAAACCTCTGGGTTTACCATGAACTCTCAGGCAAGCTTAGGGGACCCATTAGGCATAGAGGACTCTCTAGAAAGCCAAGATTCAATGGAATTTTAA
- the RAG1 gene encoding V(D)J recombination-activating protein 1 isoform X3, whose protein sequence is MAASFPPTLGLSSAPDEIQHPHIKFSEWKFKLFRVRSFEKTPEEAQKEKKDSFEGKPSLEQSPAVLDKADGQKPVPTQPLLKAHPKFSKKFHDNGKARGKAIHQANLRHLCRICGNSFRTDEHNRRYPVHGPVDGKTLGLLRKKEKRATSWPDLIAKVFRIDVKADVDSIHPTEFCHNCWSIMHRKFSSAPCEVYFPRNVTMEWHPHTPSCDICNTARRGLKRKSLQPNLQLSKKLKTVLDQARQASQRKRRAQARISSKDVMKKIANCSKIHLSTKLLAVDFPEHFVKSISCQICEHILADPVETNCKHVFCRVCILRCLKVMGSYCPSCRYPCFPTDLESPVKSFLNVLNSLMVKCPAKECNEEVSLEKYNHHISSHKESKETFVHINKGGRPRQHLLSLTRRAQKHRLRELKLQVKAFADKEEGGDVKSVCMTLFLLALRARNEHRQADELEAIMQGKGSGLQPAVCLAIRVNTFLSCSQYHKMYRTVKAITGRQIFQPLHALRNAEKILLPGYHHFEWQPPLKNVSSSTDVGIIDGLSGLSSSVDDYPVDTIAKRFRYDSALVSALMDMEEDILEGIRSQDLDDYLNGPFTVVVKESCDGMGDVSEKHGSGPVVPEKAVRFSFTIMKITIAHSSQNLKVFEEAKPNSELCCKPLCLMLADESDHETLTAILSPLIAEREAMKSSELKLELGGILRTFKFIFRGTGYDEKLVREVEGLEASGSVYICTLCDATRLEASQNLVFHSITRSHAENLERYEVWRSNPYHESVEELRDRVKGVSAKPFIETVPSIDALHCDIGNAAEFYKIFQLEIGEVYKNPNASKEERKRWQATLDKHLRKKMNLKPIMRMNGNFARKLMTKETVDAVCELIPSEGRHEALRELMDLYLKMKPVWRSSCPAKECPESLCQYSFNSQRFAELLSTKFKYRYEGKITNYFHKTLAHVPEIIERDGSIGAWASEGNESGNKLFRRFRKMNARQSKCYEMEDVLKHHWLYTSKYLQKFMNAHNSLKTSGFTMNSQASLGDPLGIEDSLESQDSMEF, encoded by the coding sequence ATGGCAGCCTCTTTCCCACCCACCTTGGGACTCAGTTCTGCCCCAGATGAAATTCAGCACCCACATATTAAATTTTCAGAATGGAAATTTAAGCTGTTCCGGGTGAGATCCTTTGAAAAGACACCTGAAGAAgctcaaaaggaaaagaaggattCCTTTGAGGGGAAACCCTCTCTGGAGCAATCTCCAGCAGTCCTGGACAAGGCTGATGGTCAGAAGCCAGTCCCAACTCAGCCATTGTTAAAAGCCCACCCTaagttttcaaagaaatttcATGACAACGGGAAAGCAAGAGGCAAAGCGATCCATCAAGCCAACCTTCGACATCTCTGCCGCATCTGTGGGAATTCTTTTAGAACTGATGAGCACAACAGGAGATATCCAGTCCATGGTCCTGTGGATGGTAAAACCCTAGGCCTTTTacgaaagaaggaaaagagagctaCTTCTTGGCCGGACCTCATTGCCAAGGTTTTCCGGATCGATGTGAAGGCAGATGTTGACTCGATCCACCCCACTGAGTTCTGCCATAACTGCTGGAGCATCATGCACAGGAAGTTTAGCAGTGCCCCATGTGAGGTTTACTTCCCAAGGAACGTGACCATGGAGTGGCACCCCCACACACCATCCTGTGACATCTGCAACACTGCCCGTCGGGGACTCAAGAGGAAGAGTCTTCAGCCAAACTTGCAGCTCAGCAAAAAACTCAAAACTGTGCTTGACCAAGCGAGACAAGCCAGTCAGCGCAAGAGAAGAGCTCAGGCAAGGATCAGCAGCAAGGATGTCATGAAGAAGATCGCCAACTGCAGTAAGATACATCTTAGTACCAAGCTCCTTGCAGTGGACTTCCCGGAGCACTTTGTGAAATCCATCTCCTGCCAGATCTGTGAACACATTCTGGCTGACCCTGTGGAGACCAACTGTAAGCATGTCTTTTGCCGGGTCTGCATTCTCAGATGCCTCAAAGTCATGGGCAGCTATTGTCCCTCTTGCCGATATCCATGCTTCCCTACTGACCTGGAGAGTCCAGTGAAGTCCTTTCTGAACGTCTTGAATTCCCTGATGGTGAAATGTCCAGCAAAAGAGTGCAATGAGGAGGTCAGTTTGGAAAAATATAATCACCACATCTCAAGTCACAAGGAATCAAAAGAGACTTTTGTGCACATTAATAAAGGGGGCCGGCCCCGCCAACATCTTCTGTCGCTGACTCGGAGAGCTCAGAAGCACCGGCTGAGGGAGCTCAAGCTGCAAGTCAAAGCCTTTGCTGACAAAGAAGAAGGTGGAGATGTGAAGTCCGTGTGCATGACCTTGTTCCTGCTGGCTCTGAGGGCGAGGAATGAGCACAGGCAAGCTgatgagctggaggccatcatgcAGGGAAAGGGCTCTGGCCTGCAGCCAGCTGTTTGCTTGGCCATCCGTGTCAACACCTTCCTCAGCTGCAGTCAGTACCACAAGATGTACAGGACTGTGAAAGCCATCACAGGGAGACAGATTTTTCAGCCTTTGCATGCCCTTCGGAATGCTGAGAAGATACTTCTGCCGGGCTACCACCACTTTGAGTGGCAGCCACCTCTGAAGAATGTGTCTTCCAGCACTGATGTTGGCATTATTGATGGGCTGTCTGGACTGTCATCCTCTGTGGATGATTACCCAGTGGACACCATTGCAAAGAGGTTCCGCTATGATTCAGCTTTGGTGTCTGCTTTGATGGACATGGAAGAAGACATCTTGGAAGGCATAAGATCCCAAGACCTTGATGATTACCTGAATGGCCCCTTCACTGTGGTGGTGAAGGAGTCTTGTGATGGAATGGGAGATGTGAGTGAGAAGCATGGGAGTGGGCCAGTAGTTCCAGAAAAGGCAGTCCGTTTTTCATTCACAATCATGAAAATTACTATTGCCCACAGCTCTCAGAATTTGAAGGTATTTGAAGAAGCCAAACCTAACTCTGAACTGTGTTGCAAGCCATTGTGCCTTATGCTGGCAGATGAGTCTGACCATGAGACCCTGACTGCCATCCTGAGCCCTCTCATTGCTGAGAGGGAGGCCATGAAGAGCAGTGAATTAAAGCTTGAGCTGGGAGGCATTCTCCGGACTTTCAAATTCATCTTCAGGGGCACTGGCTATGATGAAAAACTTGTGCGGGAAGTGGAAGGCCTCGAGGCTTCTGGCTCAGTCTACATTTGTACTCTTTGTGATGCCACCCGTCTGGAAGCCTCTCAAAATCTTGTCTTCCACTCTATAACCAGAAGCCATGCTGAGAACCTGGAACGTTATGAGGTCTGGCGTTCCAACCCTTACCATGAGTCTGTGGAAGAACTGCGGGATCGGGTGAAAGGGGTCTCAGCTAAACCTTTCATTGAGACAGTCCCTTCCATAGACGCACTCCACTGTGACATTGGCAATGCAGCTGAGTTTTACAAGATCTTCCAGCTAGAGATAGGGGAAGTGTATAAGAATCCCAATGCTtccaaagaggaaaggaaaagatggCAGGCCACACTGGACAAACATCTCCGGAAGAAGATGAACCTCAAACCAATCATGAGGATGAATGGCAACTTTGCCAGGAAGCTCATGACCAAAGAGACTGTGGATGCAGTTTGTGAGTTAATTCCTTCCGAGGGGAGGCATGAGGCTCTGAGGGAGCTGATGGATCTTTACCTGAAGATGAAACCAGTATGGCGGTCATCATGCCCTGCTAAAGAGTGCCCAGAATCCCTCTGCCAGTACAGTTTCAATTCACAGCGTTTTGCTGAACTCCTTTCTACCAAGTTCAAGTATAGGTATGAGGGAAAAATCACCAATTATTTTCACAAAACCCTGGCACATGTTCCTGAAATTATTGAGAGGGATGGCTCCATTGGGGCATGGGCAAGTGAGGGAAATGAGTCTGGTAACAAACTGTTTAGGCGCTTCCGGAAAATGAATGCCAGGCAGTCCAAATGCTACGAGATGGAAGATGTCCTGAAACACCACTGGTTGTACACCTCCAAATACCTCCAGAAGTTTATGAATGCTCATAATTCATTAAAAACCTCTGGGTTTACCATGAACTCTCAGGCAAGCTTAGGGGACCCATTAGGCATAGAGGACTCTCTAGAAAGCCAAGATTCAATGGAATTTTAA